The nucleotide sequence CTTGGAAATGAAAATGGCATTGAAAAGCATATTTCAATTAAAAGTGAAAGTTCAAAATAACGTAGTGTGTCATCAGGACATGCAAAAGAAAAGCAAAACtaatgcatgtttttggactctgATGTGAATTTGGAGAAATTTACTGATCTGCTTAAGTGTTCATTtctatttttcaaataattctcTAACACTGTAAGTAgaaaatataatacattgaaattaacatataaagacaataatcaaaataaaataataataaaataaataatttaaaaccacAATTAACCCTGCTGAATATAGGCCAAAAATGCAGTTGTACAAGACTCAAAGTTCATGACTTTCTTGAGCAGAATATTACAAAATTCCTACTGCTATGACACTTCCATAATAATGTGGAAACACTGTGTCAATGTAATTTGACAAATTATGATATGAACTTTGATAAGCTTTATGACTTTGATAAAATGACAATGCTGATAAAAGCATTAGGCAAGGCCAGTTCCTCATCCTGTGACTGGACAATGAGATCGCTATTTGCTAAACAGACTGTAAGAAGAGCCGGCAGGAGCTTTGATGATCAACACTGTTAGTCTAACCAGTGTTTATTAAGCATGTTACATTTACATGGATatcaatactctgattttattaCGATTAAAAGTCTACCAGGTAAACAGCGATTTTCGATGACCTTAATCCGaataaagtcataatcaaactaaacagaaatcgaattaaatACCTGGAGTCTTCCTATTGTAATCGGATTCTTGAAGTGCAGTATGGACATGTAAACTCTTTaaccaaactattaccatcatgtaggacttttcaccgcattttgtgacttaTATTccatacacacatggctgtttgacactattttctgcacctaccgagtTAGTAAAGGACACCCGCATTGCAAAATGTGgagatttttttctttccattcgatATGTGGTATCAAATTGCataaaaacaacactcttccacccaGTCCTTACTTCATTTTCTGATCCAATAtctcagtttgtcacaggggcatgaatgaaatgctcCTGAATAGGaggtcaaactgcagttaaagtccaaaaaaaaaaaaagaaagaaacatacgaaattacatgaaaatccAAAGAAAACGTTGTATAGCGTTGTGACACAATTTCGTTAATCAacataacatgtaaaatgggatcaggaaagaaacatttaaaacgcaactcatgtaaacaccttgatcatatagtcttattcagattaagacaaataatttgattactgatatccatgtaaacatagtcaatgaGATTTTACATGGACACCCATAATtcgattttaatattattaagacaATACTAGGATTAAGAGTCttccatgtaaacagcgatttttgattaatttaatctgactAATGTCATAAtctaactaaacagaaatcaaattaagacatatggagtatgccgattttagttgcattattaaagtgcagtacagacatgtaaacaccttactcaaactattaccgtcgtgtaggattttcgctgtaatttgcaacaggatagtctacacacacacagagatctttgtcactattctctgcacctacccagtcagtgaaggaccacagccACCTGCATCACGAAATGCAGATATTTTTCCCCCCTACAacgtgtggtatcaaattccactaAAATAACACTCtttcagcagttcatactcgcatctaATATCTTGGGGCCATGGAtgaaaatgttcctgaatgaaagtgaaggtGTCAAACTGCAGTTGAAATTGACAAATTacaaatgaaacacctgaaattacatgaaactccgaaGGAAATGTGGAATGCCCAGTTAGTACTGTAGCTGATTGTAACAAAAACACTTCTGCCTGTttgaaagaaacagaaaaaagcaAGCACTTGGGATTTGTTGATTATTCTTGTTGAACCAAACTCGTATAAAAAAACCCAAAGCCAAGGTACGTAACGAAAAATGACTTCTGTTTACATTACACCCCTAATCATTTGACAAATCATAAAACCTGATAAGCTTAAGATATCCCTGTGATAAGCTTCATACATTTGATAAACATacagcaataataaaaaacattggaCAAGGCCAGTTATTGTGAATTTTATCTACTGATAATGTCATGGCTGTTTGTGTGTGCAGGGTTTTCCTGCATGAAGAATTATGAGGTGGCCACAATCATGACTACCAACAGAAGTGACTTTCAAGCACTAGTCatctttttaattacattacatttacattattattagccttttaataaaataatggttTAACATTATACTTATTAGGAGCACAAGAATAAGTAAGTAatgtatattctatatatatatatatatatatatatatatattcattcattcattttcggcttagtccctttattagtctggggtcaccttagcggaatgaaccgccaacttatccagcatatgttttacgcagcggatgcccttccagctgtaacccaactCTAGgatacatccatacacaatcatacactaacatgggccaactgacccagccgaggctcgaaccagcaaccttcttgctgtgaggcgacagcactacctacagcaccactgtgtcaccctctatatatattcttttttatatagtgcatttattgtgtatggctatacacccaaagcgcttcacaatcatgacgGTGGGTCTCTCCACTCACCACcaccacaggacaacggcgccagtacGCTCACCGCACAACAGCTATAGGtaaagtggagagacagtgatacagctaATTCGATGGATGGGGATGACTGGGAGGCCATAATGGTTAAGGGCCGATGAAGGAAATTTAGCCAAGACACTGGGGCTACACCCTTACTCTAATATAAATGTGTTATTTGATTGATGTTTCTATTGTTTTTACATAGCAGGACTCATTATTATCTTTTCTCCTTcaatgtttcagtgtgtgtgcttCATGACAACTAAAAGAACATCACTGAATCATGTTTTTACTTCACTTCAAGATTGATGCCACATAAAGGCTTTTTAACTAATGTGGAACCCACGGTGGGGCAAAATGTTGCAATATCAGCCAAGATAAAGTTGAATTTTTCAGAACATTGGCACATACTTTGATGAATTGTGACATGACTCTGTCACATATTCATTTTATCTGATAAATGAACAAAGCAACAATTttatctccccccccccccccccccaaaaaaactcccAAACATACCTGCAAATTTTCTTCACTTCTTTCATTTTGTCTTGATTTAGCTGTGGTTCTCCAGAGGTAGTTAATTCCTCAACCAGTTGAGATAGCTTATCTCGCATTGTTTGGTCCATCTTGATATAGGAATAAAACagaatatacattttatacataataTAACTATacgtaaaaaataaaattatgggCAAACAAATTTATTACTAAAAAAGATTTGGAATTCTCagttttacaggttttttttccTGTATAGATAATTACAAGGTGGTCACCTCCATCAAATTTTTACATACAACTTTGACAAAAGTCAGGCTGGCTGTCATACTCTCAGACCCTCAAATTAGGCTTAAGCACTGGTCatgtaattaattacattataatgTTAGTCTCTTTAAATAAGATACTGTTTTACTTGATAAGATTAGAAGAAAATGCAAACGTTACATGTGTTTGTTTCAAGTATGTAACTTACCACCTCCACATCAAATAAATTTGTtcaacatagatagatagatagatagatagatagatagatagatagatagatagatagatagatagatagatagatagatagatagatagatagcgtTATTCTttctgctgactgactgactaacttaCATCTGTTTTGACTGTCTAAGATTTATTTGTCTTTGAATATGACACAACACGTACCTCCTTGTCCACTTGTTGTAacgaaaatgttttattaatcactgcaagaatacaaaaaatatgttttcctaTTGTAATGAAGACCACTCATCGCCTTTAGTGTGACCCAATAGTGAATGTAAACAAAGAAACAATAAGGAAATCTAGTGGAGAATCAgtaattttcaaaataagagtcgcTAGTGTAAAAGTCTGCAAAAAATGTACAACGTTAACTTCAACCGAAACACAATCGTTATTACAACTTTATGTTCGATGAATCTGTGCGTATTTACCACTGTTCTCTTTACAGATCGGTTGAATTAACTTTTATGTTGTACGTATGTTGCAATTCTGACAAGCTCACGATTACACGCTGCTGACGTTGATTAGTGAGCGTTGGAACGTAACATGATCAATATTCATTAGCTACCTTTTTTTTCATTCGCCAGGCTGACAACCGCCCACGCACATATGACTGGTTGTCAGCCAATCGGTAAAGTATCATTTCTTCTCGTGCAGCACATAAATGAATATTCAATTACAAGCCTTTGGCCTAGTAGAATTCGAGTGACGCACTTTGCATGTTTGTGGACGGTCCGTGGGTGGGAATAAAGTGCGATAAAAGGAACACACTGCACCTGCGAGTGATTAATTACATTATCATCACGTCGCTGTAAACAAACAACTATGCTAGCACGGTTTGTTCTTGTACTTTGTTTTGCAGGTgagtttttaaacttattttgacTTTGAATATCAGTTTAATGTTTCTAGTATGTTGTAAAAATATAAAGTTGTTTTTATGTTTAGTCATTACAAGAAAGTCCTTTAATTGAGCAAGAAAcactttaataattgtttttcacTTCCCTGAACAGCCTTGGTAAGAGCGGCTGCTATCCCTGATGGCTCGATAGTAGTAAGTTGAGCAATATAGCCCTGCATGTGCTTTTATTGATCTAACTTTatctatttaatgtgtttttgtgtgctttttttatttacagccaAACTGCTCTCAATACTCCTTGCCTATATGTCAACGGGATTATAGCCCTGTGTGTGGCACAGATGGATTAACATACTCCAATGAGTGCATGCTGTGTATGGAAATTTTGTAAGTAGTAGGCCTAACTTAAGTTTGATATTTTTAGTCCTCATCCACTTGTTTAAATGATCTTTTTAATCTGACCATTTTGTTGCAGTGAGACAAATGTCAACCTATTAATCTCCAAAATGGATACATGCTGAGCCAGATCCACTCGTTTTATTTGGACTGTGACATGAAGGCTGGAACCACGtgttgctttttaattttttttttagttttagaatGAAGATTTTgttctatattttttatatattctaatctttaaataaaactttgatacaagtctatgtgtgggatttttttttccagtttttcccTTCTCCATGATTGTAGCACCTTTTGATGGCTCCTACCTGTTGGACTATTGATAAAAATAGGAATATAATCAGAGGTAAACGGTGTATGTAAAGCCTTCACTCTCTCAGACCAAGGAAAGTTTTGTTAAAGGGATGAAATCAGTCACGTGACAGAAAATGCTTTTATGTGAATCTAAAATTACTAAAGAAGCTATGGTACTGATTTAGACATGAATAACAATTTAATTCTGAAAAGTGTTTTTCAactccaaaaaaaacaaaacaaaaaaacatcatgATACTCTTAAAATAGACTACATTGTCAATAATCCAGATTTATATTTGTCAAACATGATATTAATTATTTTCTGGACCAGTCATTTTCTTTTATAGTGGTTTAATATCTCTGAGCAGAGCAAGATATGATGAAGAAAAGCAAGTTGAAAAAAATGACCATAGTCAATTTGGCTGTCCACACAGTGTATTCTCAATTTTAAATTTTCTGtacatatttttacaataaaaaattaagtgtccatttaaaaataaataataataaaatgccctggaccacaaaaccagttttCAGTTGCTTATGTTTATTTGtggcaatagccaaaaatacattgtatgagtcaaaattatagattttttccCATTCTATCGAAAATCATTTGGATGTTATATGTaaagattcattcattgatttttttttttgagcttagtccctttattaatctggggttgccacagcagagtggaatatttttttacgcagcagatgccctatcagctgcaacccatctctgggaaacatccatacacacccattcacaaacatacactatggacaacttagcttacccaattcacctatactgcatgtctttggacttgtggagaaaaccggaaacccacgcaagcatggggagaatatgcaaactccatacagaaatgacaactgacccagcctaggctcgatccagcgaccttgctgtgaggcgattgtgctacccactgcaccaccgatTCGCCCCAAAGTCAGAatggcatccgctgggtaaaaacatatgctggataaattggcggttcattctgctgtggtgacatcagtttaaaaaaagagactaaactgacaagaaaatgaatgaatgaatatataactTTAACCACTAGATGGCTGCAGAGCTTCAGCTATTTGACTAATTAATGTCTTTTCACaagtttctctttttttatttaaatgcttaGAAATACACTTGCTCAATGCAGGAAGACATTAAGGCCGACTCACAACGTGGCATTTTTATTAATCCTgaatgattgtagcatgtcagactgcacaagCCATGATACACTATaagacacaggtgtcaaactcagtttctggagggtttcgctttaaccctaattaaacatagGCTACCTGATCAAATTAATTGTCCTTtaggtttgtttgaaacctacaggtaagtctATAGGAGCAGGGTTGAAAATAAGCTGAAATAAACTGCAGGGATGCGCCCTccagagtttgacacccctgctataagATCTCAACTGTCATATTGGGTTCGTTTGAGATGGTCCTCACCTTGCCTGCAATGTAAATTAGATAGGTACCGGCAGTAAGAGGAGGGCAAATGTCAGCAAATGACAGAGAtggcatttgtgtttttttttttttttatcgcaaACAACTGACCACAAAATATTAgcttatagtaatttatagtaaatattatattgtttttgaacatattttttaagtattatgttatatttttctACTTGTTATACAATAGCATCTACAAAATTTAAATACTCGTTATAGTATGGTTCAATAGGCCCTATAATATTGCCataaatttcatatatatatatatatatatatatatatatatatatatatatatatatatatatatatatatatattagggatgtgcggagcagccggtatttgtatctgtatttgttgaggggggaaaagtatttgtatttgtattcgagtaaaattcaaaatggcgcaaaaatatatattttttctatgacACTTCTAATTTaagttatagtgaaagtattgtttaattatacccattatataaattatagacatgcaatattggttgttgtttttgaacatgtgacaagaaatgtcattgaaaagaaaataacatagaagccattttctcatccatggttaaatcaacaactaataaaataccattgtgaatattatgaaccccaccaccaccggtcttgttgaaggacactgaatagacagaataaaaacaaataatacttcaaaaaactgttcttcttctgaaagaacttctttccaatgcacagaattccaaacactaaaattagctaaataaaccctgcctaaataaaaccctgcctgggagatcaggcagaacaaaagtattctatataatactaaaagatacagccctgctattgtcatctgcctgccacaaaacagacacaaagttgttgttgttttttttatgttttaaactgacttgctggggcagaatgtggctgtgttgatggtttggtgcttgtggaggatttagcagaacatagctgtgctgattgaggggattgatgcttgtggggggttcacagacagtatcaggagaggatgcttttagtgcatgtgataatacattacatagaaggttgcgcggtggcacagtgagtagcactgtcgcctcacagcaagaatgttgttggttcgagccccgactgggttctccccatgttggtgtgggtttcctccgggtgctccggtttcccccacagtccaaacacatgcaatacaggtgaattgggtaagctaaattgtccctattgtatgtgtgtgaaagagagtgtatggatgtttcccagtgctgggtagcagctggaagggcagccactgcgtaaaacatatgctggataaattggtggttcattccactgtggcaaccccagattgataaagggatttagccgaaaagaaatgaatgaatgattatggatagaagatgttgacagatgtttaatatctctgcctctgctgatttcacatttgtaaacattatacagtatcagtttgttttatctgcagcaccactgactgtaaaattcttccacaaagaacataaagtttttttttttgtttttttttttgactggtggaggaccaagaaatggctcagcagcagtctcactctttttcactctttttctgggtgcccaaatgtatttgaggagttttaagttaataaaagtgacgggaagctatgctaaggttaactagcctatagcatatatcttgctgtctgcaaaagacagtaatgtagacgtaccatataactcccataagtgcatactattcgacacaactgcacaagcatcgttttaaccttcataaacgaacgttaacgttactctgtcaacagtctattgtctagaTTACcacgctaacagagctaacgttgcgtaaacagagagcacccgattgcTTTTTAATCTTTCAGTAtgtcaactcagagttcaagtttaaactcctgGTTGGTTTCAGTaaactccttactgaaacaggcccctagTCAGCTCTTGAAGTTGGAGGATAAATTTTGTTTGAAAAATCATTATGCAAATGAAGTCTCCATATTTTTTTAAgcagtgttatgtgtgtgtggtcTTCCCTTTTATGTATTCCTTACCCCTAGATGGGGTGTAACagtagtagtgtatgagtgtgtgtaactgtgagagtgtataagtgtttcccagtactgggttatggctAAAAAGGCATcagctgtgtgaaacatatgctggaatagttggcgacccctggtaaataaaggactaagtcttaaattaaattaactaaattaggGAAAGAATAGTATTCAAccaaaagtgcaatttaaagacaaGTTTGGTTTGTTGCTTTATCCTTCTTCTCCACTGCTTTAAGATCATTGGGTTGAGGTTGATATTTTTCCTCAAGCATTGGCAGTTTGGTTCTAATCTGCCGTCCAGTCATTAAATGTGCAGGGCTAAGTCCAGTTGCAACGACCGGAGTCGCACGGTAACACATTAATGCCAGGTGAGGATCAGGTTGGCAGAGAATCCGTTTTGCAGTTTGAACTGCTCTCTCTGCAGCCCCATTGGCTTGGGGAAAATGAGGACTTAAAGTTGTATGATGGAAATCATAATCTG is from Danio rerio strain Tuebingen ecotype United States chromosome 14, GRCz12tu, whole genome shotgun sequence and encodes:
- the spink2.1 gene encoding serine protease inhibitor Kazal-type 2.1 precursor, with the translated sequence MLARFVLVLCFAALVRAAAIPDGSIVPNCSQYSLPICQRDYSPVCGTDGLTYSNECMLCMEIFETNVNLLISKMDTC